From Cydia fagiglandana chromosome 6, ilCydFagi1.1, whole genome shotgun sequence, the proteins below share one genomic window:
- the LOC134665028 gene encoding uncharacterized protein KIAA2012-like, with amino-acid sequence MDENNVAVLAILDNQCTTSVSPYKPNMGIPTYNQAHTMTNMPPHPQEDPDPSEANKQNVIWTKNATLMLLSLYETKMHVMDNPKKKTKMWKSIAEELRSLNVEVTPDQVRWKINALTKKYKDCIENGQQMSFKYFNEMHQILGRFSDDSVTYRLASGVMQNQEDMERDPSLFKKRKAGTQFRNLRMEQRAKIQLDKQWVEYLRRQEEQKLIRDERYERSLKLKEEELQLRRRELEMKQTLAFKRLQLKEKKQEEMLRIEREKCDLLRKLLAD; translated from the exons ATGGATGAGAATAATGTTGCCGTTTTGGCTATTTTAGATAATCAGT GTACCACATCAGTATCTCCATACAAACCAAACATGGGAATTCCTACCTACAATCAAGCACATACAATGACCAATATGCCTCCTCATCCTCAAGAGGACCCAGACCCGAGTGAAGCTAATAAACAAA atGTAATTTGGACTAAGAATGCTACATTAATGCTTTTAAGTTTATATGAAACCAAAATGCATGTGATGGACAACCCCAAgaagaaaactaaaatgtggaaGTCTATAGCTGAAGAATTGAGATCATTGAATGTCGAG GTCACCCCAGATCAAGTAAGATggaaaataaatgcccttacaaaaaaatacaaagatTGCATAGAAAATGGTCAACAGATGTCATTTAAGTATTTCAATGAAATGCATCAAATTCTCGGTCGCTTCAGTGATGACAGTGTGACATATAGATTAGCATCAGGAGTGATGCAGAATCAAGAAGATATGGAAAGAGATCCATCATTATTCAAAAAAAGAAAAGCAGGTACACAATTTAGAAATTTACGGATGGAACAAAGAGCCAAAATACAATTAGATAAACAATGGGTTGAGTATTTAAGAAGGCAAGAAGAACAGAAATTAATCAGGGATGAGAGGTATGAAAGGAGTTTAAAATTGAAAGAAGAAGAACTACAACTGAGGCGAAGAGAATTAGAAATGAAACAAACATTAGCCTTTAAGCGGTTAcaactgaaagaaaaaaaacaagagGAAATGTTAAGGATAGAGAGGGAAAAGTGTGATTTACTGAGAAAATTGTTAGCTGATTAG
- the LOC134665027 gene encoding uncharacterized protein LOC134665027, with amino-acid sequence MVDPKAILFLAETKVYSSEDSDSGSWSDVCSLKPEDDSSEYESQNEEEDTLFFPLMQYLIRLRRRRVDDYLHIVDSWTDGEFKNRMRLSRKTAYRLIDDLEKSGFIASHKFGLKPLEPKLCFYIFLSFIANTEPLTPIATKFDISISSTFRVIRRVVAWMLTKLNDAIKWPQNYIEFRTICDAFQLKTGISNTIGVIDCTNIKIEKPKNARDYCNPKGYYSIILQATVDSHMRFTNIFCGEPGSSNCARVLRKSPLYNTAMASRDSLFPHDTFLVGHSGYPALPWLVPPFRENKRLTTQQREYNTIHASTRKISDKAFNLLKGRFRRIKLFTVYRNIAFITDTIVAACILHNYCINENDHLEENE; translated from the exons ATGGTTGACCCTAAAGCTATTCTCTTCTTAGCAGAGACCAAAGTTTATAGCAGCGAGGACAGTGATTCAGGCAGCTGGAGTGATGTCTGTAGCCTTAAACCTGAAGATGATTCGTCTGAGTACGAGAGCCAGAACGAAGAAGAAGATACgctattttttcctttaatgcAATATTTAATAAGACTGAGACGTCGAAGAGTTGATGATTATCTTCATATTGTGGATTCGTGGACAGATGGTGAATTCAAGAATCGCATGCGACTTTCCCGAAAGACAGCTTACCGGCTTATTG ATGACTTAGAAAAATCAGGATTTATTGCATCACACAAATTTGGACTGAAGCCGTTGGAACCTAAGTTATGTTTCTACATTTTCTTGTCATTTATTGCAAATACTGAGCCACTAACACCTATAGCTACTAAATTCGATATCTCTATATCATCAACTTTCAGAGTTATAAGAAGAGTTGTAGCTTGGATGttaacaaaattaaatgatGCCATCAAGTGGCCACAAAACTATATTGAATTTAGAACAATTTGTGATGCTTTTCAGTTGAAAACTGGGATTTCTAATACAATAGGAGTTATTGACTGCACTAACATTAAAATAGAAAAACCTAAAAATGCAAGAGACTACTGCAACCCTAAAGGATATTATTCAATAATTTTGCAAGCAACTGTGGATTCCCACATGAgatttacaaatattttttgtggTGAGCCGGGATCTTCAAATTGTGCTCGGGTTTTGAGGAAGTCACCTTTATACAATACGGCAATGGCTAGCAGAGATTCATTATTTCCACATGATACTTTCCTTGTTGGACATTCTGGTTATCCAGCTCTGCCATGGCTAGTGCCGCCTTTTCGAGAGAACAAGCGTTTAACAACCCAACAGAGAGAATATAATACAATACATGCATCTACTAGGAAGATAAGTGATAAAGCTTTTAATCTGCTCAAAGGTAGATTTCgcagaataaaactttttactgtatatagaaatatagctTTTATCACAGACACCATTGTTGCTGCTTGCATTCTACATAACTACTGTATAAATGAAAATGATCATCTTGAAGAAAATGAATAA
- the LOC134665029 gene encoding nuclease SbcCD subunit C-like: protein MDGNNEDYVEEILQENQNTDSEAADYKHISNLTNNISKEIEKDCSGESSDKHSAAAVWTTSATLTLLKLYEANIEMVETPKKKTRLWVAISDNLKSYNIEMTPDQVRWKINALTKKYKQAVDSGQKRFKYFKEMNNIFGQCEDEEDSFNSEHVQRKKHFRKNNLNMSLSEPSHMRGSYENKATIELRKLRLANRIEADRSQSKINLERQWLEYLNRQEEQRQWRDEMFERSLKLRERELELRRKELELKEAFELKKVQLKEKEQEELLKIERDKCNILSKMVEKRRLPNVQQ from the exons atggACGGAAATAACGAGGACTATGTTGAGGAAATACTACAGGAAA ATCAAAACACGGATTCAGAAGCAGCAGATTACAAACATATATCTAATTTAACCAATAATATAAGTAAGGAAATAGAAAAGGATTGCTCAGGCGAAAGTTCGGATAAACATA GCGCAGCTGCAGTTTGGACTACTAGTGCCACTTTAACACTATTGAAACTGTATGAAGCGAACATTGAAATGGTTGAAAcacctaaaaagaaaactagaTTATGGGTTGCTATATCTGATAACTTAAAAAGCTACAACATAGAG ATGACTCCAGATCAGGTTCGGTGGAAAATTAATgcacttacaaaaaaatataaacaggcAGTTGATAGTGGACAAAAAAGGTTTAAGTATTTCAAAGAAATGAATAATATTTTCGGCCAATGTGAAGATGAAGAAGATTCTTTCAATTCTGAACATGTCCAGCGTAAAAAGCATTTCCGGAAAAATAATCTCAATATGTCCCTGAGTGAACCAAGTCATATGAGGGGTAGTTATGAAAATAAAGCTACAATTGAACTTCGGAAGTTAAGATTGGCTAATCGTATTGAAGCTGATAGATCGCAAAGCAAGATAAATTTGGAAAGACAATGGTTAGAATATCTCAACAGACAAGAAGAACAAAGACAATGGAGGGACGAAATGTTTGAAAGAAGTTTAAAATTGAGGGAAAGAGAGTTAGAGTTAAGAAGAAAAGAATTGGAATTGAAAGAAGCCTTTGAACTGAAAAAAGTGCAGCTAAAAGAAAAGGAGCAAGAGGAACTGCTGAAAATTGAAAGGGATAAATGCAACATATTAAGTAAAATGGTGGAAAAACGAAGGTTGCCCAATGTACAACAGTAA